In Magnolia sinica isolate HGM2019 chromosome 12, MsV1, whole genome shotgun sequence, a single genomic region encodes these proteins:
- the LOC131220034 gene encoding organelle RRM domain-containing protein 2, mitochondrial-like, with protein MGNGLSKRTTSEGLREAFSKFGQVVHARVVTDRVSGYSKGFGFVRYATLEDAAEGIKGMDGKFLDGWVIFAEYARPRSPPPPPQTNGPSPSGFP; from the exons ATGGGAAATG GGCTGAGCAAACGTACCACATCAGAGGGTCTTAGAGAAGCCTTTTCGAAATTTGGCCAAGTTGTCCATG CTAGAGTTGTAACAGACCGGGTTTCAGGATATTCTAAAGGTTTCGGTTTTGTAAGATATGCAACCCTAGAAGACGCCGCCGAAGGTATAAAGGGCATGGATGGAAAG TTCTTAGATGGTTGGGTAATTTTTGCGGAGTATGCAAGACCCAGATCACCGCCGCCACCACCGCAGACCAACGGACCTTCTCCGTCAGGCTTTCCATAA